Within Gemmatimonadota bacterium, the genomic segment GATGGAGGGCTCGCGCTCCGCCATGAGCAGCGCCACGCCGGCGCCCCGGCTGAGCCCTAGCAGGCCGATGCGCGTGGGGTCGATTTCGGGAACGGTTGTGAGCGCCACGTCGAGCAGCGCGAGGGCGTCGTCCACGTCGCGGTCCCACGGCGACGGCGGTCCGCCCGAAGTGAACGTCTGGCCGTCGAAGCGTAGCGCCTCGGCGCGAAAGGACGGCGCCACCCACACCACGTTACCGGCGAGATCCGCGGCGAACTGCGCGATGGTCACCACGTCGTTCACGGCGAAGCCGGCGTCGCCTCCGTGCAGGTAGACGACGATGGGAAGGCTGGCCGGATCGGCGCCGTCCGGCACGACGAACGCACCGTAGTGGAGCACGCCGCCCACGTCGTGGGACACGACGGTGACCGTGTGTGGAATAATACCCAGGATGCTCACGGCGCCGGTCGCCACGACCTGGATCTGGGACGCCACCGGATCGCGCCCCGCCCAGTCGTTCGCGACCGCGTCGATCTCCGCCTGGGTGGGCGGAGCGAAAAGTACGTCCAGGTCGACGCCGGCCACGACTCGGTCCTCGGGCGCGGTGCCGTCGTCGCCGCACGCAGCGGCCACCAGTGCGAAT encodes:
- a CDS encoding peptidase codes for the protein MNLLDPQTRAARWATLLFALVAAACGDDGTAPEDRVVAGVDLDVLFAPPTQAEIDAVANDWAGRDPVASQIQVVATGAVSILGIIPHTVTVVSHDVGGVLHYGAFVVPDGADPASLPIVVYLHGGDAGFAVNDVVTIAQFAADLAGNVVWVAPSFRAEALRFDGQTFTSGGPPSPWDRDVDDALALLDVALTTVPEIDPTRIGLLGLSRGAGVALLMAEREPSIDGVVEFFGPTDFFGEFVQDVTEEALLGTLRNLPGLEFLDGEFITPLRLGATTIPAVRGELVRRSAVLFADRLPDAQVHHGEADMVVEVSQAESLIRTMSGLGRMAPEFEAFLYPNGGHNPLTMDGSIPRTQDFLVGLLGLP